The following are encoded together in the Salvelinus fontinalis isolate EN_2023a chromosome 38, ASM2944872v1, whole genome shotgun sequence genome:
- the LOC129838131 gene encoding uncharacterized protein LOC129838131 isoform X2, with protein sequence MWRGGEVSGGCGGEVSGGCGGEERYLVDVEERRGIWWMWRGGEVSGGGEERYLVDVEERYLVDVEGRRGIWWMWRRGEVSGGGEERYLVDVEERYLVDVEGRRGIWWMWRRGEVSGGCGGEERYLVDVEERRGIWWMWRRGEVSGGCGGEERYVVDVEERRGIWWMWRRGEVSGGCGGGERNLLDVKERRGIWWMWRRGEVSGGCGGEERYLVDVEERRGIWWMWRGGEVSGGGEDRYLVDVEERYLVDVEGRRGIWWMWRRGEVSGGCGGEERYLVDVEERRGIWWMWRRGEVSGGCGGEVSGRCGGEVSGGCGGEERYLVDVEERRGIWWMWRGGEVSGGGEERYLVEGRRGIWWMWRGGEVSGGCGGEERYLVDVEERRGIWWMWRRGIWWMWRRGEVSGGCGGEERYLVDVEEMYLVDGEERRCIWWMERRGEVSGGCGGEVSGGCGGEERYLVDVEERYLVDERYLVDVEERRGIWWMWRRGEVSGGGEERYLVDVEERYLVDVEERYLVDGEVSGRCGGEERYLVDVEERYLVDVEGRRGIWWMWRRGEVSGGWRGEVSGGCEGEERYLVDVEERYLVERYLVDVEERYLVDVEERYLVDVEERYLVDVEERYLVDVEERRGIW encoded by the coding sequence atgtggaggggaggagaggtatctggtggatgtggtggagaggtatctggtggatgtggaggagaggagaggtatctggtggatgtggaggagaggagaggtatctggtggatgtggaggggaggagaggtatctggtggaggggaggagaggtatctggtggatgtggaggagaggtatctggtggatgtggaggggaggagaggtatctggtggatgtggaggagaggagaggtatctggtggaggggaggagaggtatctggtggatgtggaggagaggtatctggtggatgtggaggggaggagaggtatctggtggatgtggaggagaggagaggtatctggtggatgtggaggagaggagaggtatctggtggatgtggaggagaggagaggtatctggtggatgtggaggagaggagaggtatctggtggatgtggaggagaggagaggtatgtggtggatgtggaggagaggagaggtatctggtggatgtggaggagaggagaggtatctggtggatgtggaggaggggagaggaatcTGTTGgatgtgaaggagaggagaggtatctggtggatgtggaggagaggagaggtatctggtggatgtggaggagaggagaggtatctggtggatgtggaggagaggagaggtatctggtggatgtggaggggaggagaggtatctggtggaggggaggacaggtatctggtggatgtggaggagaggtatctggtggatgtggaggggaggagaggtatctggtggatgtggaggagaggagaggtatctggtggatgtggaggagaggagaggtatctggtggatgtggaggagaggagaggtatctggtggatgtggaggagaggagaggtatctggtggatgtggaggagaggtatctggtagATGTGgtggagaggtatctggtggatgtggaggagaggagaggtatctggtggatgtggaggagaggagaggtatctggtggatgtggaggggaggagaggtatctggtggaggggaggagaggtatctggtggaggggaggagaggtatctggtggatgtggaggggaggagaggtatctggtggatgtggaggggaggagaggtatctggtggatgtggaggagaggagaggtatctggtggatgtggaggagaggtatctggtggatgtggaggagaggagaggtatctggtggatgtggaggagaggagaggtatctggtggatgtggaggagatgtatctggtggatggagaggagaggagatgtatctggtggatggagaggagaggagaggtatctggtggatgtggaggagaggtatctggtggatgtggaggagaggagaggtatctggtggatgtggaggagaggtatctggtggatgagaggtatctggtggatgtggaggagaggagaggtatctggtggatgtggaggagaggagaggtatctggtggaggggaggagaggtatctggtggatgtggaggagaggtatctggtggatgtggaggagaggtatctggtggatggaGAGGTATCTGGTagatgtggaggggaggagaggtatctggtggatgtggaggagaggtatctggtggatgtggaggggaggagaggtatctggtggatgtggaggagaggagaggtatctggtggatggagaggagaggtatctggtggatgtgaaggagaggagaggtatctggtggatgtggaggagaggtatctggtggagaggtatctggtggatgtggaggagaggtatctggtggatgtggaggagaggtatctggtggatgtggaggagaggtatctggtggatgtggaggagaggtatctggtagatgtggaggagaggagaggtatctggtag
- the LOC129838131 gene encoding uncharacterized protein LOC129838131 isoform X1, which yields MWRGGEVSGGCGGEVSGGCGGEERYLVDVEERRGIWWMWRGGEVSGGGEERYLVDVEERYLVDVEGRRGIWWMWRRGEVSGGGEERYLVDVEERYLVDVEGRRGIWWMWRRGEVSGGCGGEERYLVDVEERRGIWWMWRRGEVSGGCGGEERYVVDVEERRGIWWMWRRGEVSGGCGGGERNLLDVKERRGIWWMWRRGEVSGGCGGEERYLVDVEERRGIWWMWRGGEVSGGGEDRYLVDVEERYLVDVEGRRGIWWMWRRGEVSGGCGGEERYLVDVEERRGIWWMWRRGEVSGGCGGEVSGRCGGEVSGGCGGEERYLVDVEERRGIWWMWRGGEVSGGGEERYLVEGRRGIWWMWRGGEVSGGCGGEERYLVDVEERRGIWWMWRRGIWWMWRRGEVSGGCGGEERYLVDVEEMYLVDGEERRCIWWMERRGEVSGGCGGEVSGGCGGEERYLVDVEERYLVDERYLVDVEERRGIWWMGRRGEVSGGCGGEERYLVEGRRGIWWMWRRGIWWRRGEVSGGWRGEERYLVDGEERRGIWWMERRGEVSGGCGGEVSGGCGGEERYLVEERYLVDVEERRGIWWMWRGGEERYLVDVEERYLVDVEERRGIWWIWRGGEERYLVDVEERYLVEERYLVEERYLVEERYLVEERYLVDVEERRGIWWMWRRGEVSGGCGGEERYLVDVEERRGIWWMWRRGIWWMWRRGIWWRGGEVSGGWRGEERYLVDVEERRGIWWMWRRGEVSGGGEERYLVEERRGIWWRGGEVSGGCGGEVSGGCGGEVSGGCGGEVSGGCGGEVSGGGEERYLVEGRRGIWWMERRGEVSGGCGGEVSGGCGGEVSGGCGGEVSGGCGGEVSGGCGGKERYLVDVEERRGIWWMWRGGEVSGGCGGEERYLVDVEGRRGDVSGGCGGKERYLADVEERRGIWWMERRGIWWMWRRGEESVGCEGGERNLLDVKEGRGIWWM from the exons atgtggaggggaggagaggtatctggtggatgtggtggagaggtatctggtggatgtggaggagaggagaggtatctggtggatgtggaggagaggagaggtatctggtggatgtggaggggaggagaggtatctggtggaggggaggagaggtatctggtggatgtggaggagaggtatctggtggatgtggaggggaggagaggtatctggtggatgtggaggagaggagaggtatctggtggaggggaggagaggtatctggtggatgtggaggagaggtatctggtggatgtggaggggaggagaggtatctggtggatgtggaggagaggagaggtatctggtggatgtggaggagaggagaggtatctggtggatgtggaggagaggagaggtatctggtggatgtggaggagaggagaggtatctggtggatgtggaggagaggagaggtatgtggtggatgtggaggagaggagaggtatctggtggatgtggaggagaggagaggtatctggtggatgtggaggaggggagaggaatcTGTTGgatgtgaaggagaggagaggtatctggtggatgtggaggagaggagaggtatctggtggatgtggaggagaggagaggtatctggtggatgtggaggagaggagaggtatctggtggatgtggaggggaggagaggtatctggtggaggggaggacaggtatctggtggatgtggaggagaggtatctggtggatgtggaggggaggagaggtatctggtggatgtggaggagaggagaggtatctggtggatgtggaggagaggagaggtatctggtggatgtggaggagaggagaggtatctggtggatgtggaggagaggagaggtatctggtggatgtggaggagaggtatctggtagATGTGgtggagaggtatctggtggatgtggaggagaggagaggtatctggtggatgtggaggagaggagaggtatctggtggatgtggaggggaggagaggtatctggtggaggggaggagaggtatctggtggaggggaggagaggtatctggtggatgtggaggggaggagaggtatctggtggatgtggaggggaggagaggtatctggtggatgtggaggagaggagaggtatctggtggatgtggaggagaggtatctggtggatgtggaggagaggagaggtatctggtggatgtggaggagaggagaggtatctggtggatgtggaggagatgtatctggtggatggagaggagaggagatgtatctggtggatggagaggagaggagaggtatctggtggatgtggaggagaggtatctggtggatgtggaggagaggagaggtatctggtggatgtggaggagaggtatctggtggatgagaggtatctggtggatgtggaggagaggagaggtatctggtggatggggaggagaggagaggtatctggtggatgtggaggagaggagaggtatctggtggaggggaggagaggtatctggtggatgtggaggagaggtatctggtggaggagaggagaggtatctggtggatggagaggagaggagaggtatctggtggatggagaggagaggagaggtatctggtggatggagaggagaggagaggtatctggtggatgtggaggagaggtatctggtggatgtggaggggaggagaggtatctggtggaggagaggtatctggtggatgtggaggagaggagaggtatctggtggatgtggaggggaggagaggagaggtatctggtggatgtggaggagaggtatctggtggatgtggaggagaggagaggtatctggtggatttggaggggaggagaggagaggtatctggtggatgtggaggagaggtatctggtggaggagaggtatctggtggaggagaggtatctggtggaggagaggtatctggtggaggagaggtatctggtggatgtggaggagaggagaggtatctggtggatgtggaggagaggagaggtatctggtggatgtggaggagaggagaggtatctggtggatgtggaggagaggagaggtatctggtggatgtggaggagaggtatctggtggatgtggaggagaggtatctggtggaggggaggagaggtatctggtggatggagaggagaggagaggtatctggtggatgtggaggagaggagaggtatctggtggatgtggaggagaggagaggtatctggtggaggagaggagaggtatctggtggaggagaggagaggtatctggtggaggggaggagaggtatctggtggatgtggaggagaggtatctggtggatgtggaggagaggtatctggtggatgtggaggagaggtatctggtggatgtggaggagaggtatctggtggaggggaggagaggtatctggtggaggggaggagaggtatctggtggatggagaggagaggagaggtatctggtggatgtggaggagaggtatctggtggatgtggaggagag gtatctggtggatgtggaggagaggtatctggtggatgtggaggagaggtatctggtggatgtggagggaaggagaggtatctggtggatgtggaggagaggagaggtatctggtggatgtggaggggaggagaggtatctggtggatgtggaggggaggagaggtatctggtggatgtggaggggaggagaggagatgtatctggtggatgtggagggaaggagaggtatctggcagatgtggaggagaggagaggtatctggtggatggagaggagaggtatctggtggatgtggaggaggggagaggaatctgttggatgtgaaggaggggagaggaatctgttggatgtgaaggaggggagaggtatctggtggatgtga